The Hymenobacter sp. GOD-10R genome includes a window with the following:
- a CDS encoding xanthine dehydrogenase family protein subunit M, whose protein sequence is MRNFGYFRTTSAAEAVQAGTTPQVHILAGGTNLVDLLKYRIEQPAALVDINRLPWHDIEELPDGGLRLGALTTNAATAYDVRVRARYPLLSSAILAGASAQLRNAATNGGNLNQRTRCPYFYDVAAACNKRTPGSGCAAIGGHNRDLAILGASESCIATFPSDMAVALRVLEAQVRLLGPDGERVVPIADYHRLPGAEPWRDNNLLPGELVTAIDLPPSDFGQHYTYLKIRDRLSYAFALVSVAVAMRLDEAGRIQEARIALGGVAPKPWRVASAEAVLEGQLPSAEAFGVAADELLAGALGQGENDFKLTLARRTIVRACQQAAAGTPQSQSDKHIR, encoded by the coding sequence ATGAGAAACTTTGGCTACTTCCGCACCACCTCGGCTGCCGAGGCTGTGCAAGCCGGCACGACCCCGCAGGTGCACATCCTCGCCGGCGGCACCAACTTGGTGGACTTGCTCAAATACCGCATCGAGCAGCCCGCGGCGCTGGTGGACATCAACCGCCTGCCCTGGCACGACATCGAGGAACTGCCCGACGGCGGGCTACGGCTAGGGGCCCTCACCACCAATGCCGCCACGGCGTACGATGTGCGAGTGCGGGCCCGTTACCCGCTGCTCAGCAGCGCTATCCTGGCCGGAGCCAGCGCGCAGTTGCGCAATGCGGCCACCAACGGCGGCAACCTCAACCAGCGTACCCGTTGCCCCTATTTCTACGATGTGGCGGCCGCCTGCAACAAGCGGACGCCCGGCAGCGGCTGCGCGGCCATCGGGGGCCACAACCGGGACCTAGCCATCTTGGGTGCCAGCGAAAGTTGTATCGCCACCTTCCCTTCCGATATGGCTGTGGCGCTGCGAGTACTCGAGGCACAAGTGCGCCTACTGGGGCCGGACGGGGAGCGGGTTGTACCCATTGCCGACTACCACCGCTTGCCCGGCGCCGAGCCGTGGCGCGACAACAACCTACTGCCCGGCGAGTTGGTAACGGCCATCGACCTGCCGCCCAGCGACTTCGGGCAGCACTACACCTACCTCAAAATTCGCGACCGGCTCTCGTACGCCTTTGCGCTGGTGTCGGTGGCCGTGGCCATGCGCCTCGACGAAGCTGGCCGTATCCAGGAGGCCCGAATAGCTCTAGGGGGCGTGGCGCCCAAGCCCTGGCGCGTGGCCAGCGCCGAGGCTGTGCTGGAGGGTCAACTTCCCAGTGCCGAGGCATTTGGGGTGGCGGCCGATGAGTTGCTAGCCGGGGCCCTAGGGCAGGGCGAAAACGATTTCAAGCTGACGTTGGCGCGGCGCACCATTGTGCGCGCCTGCCAGCAGGCCGCCGCCGGCACCCCGCAGTCGCAGTCCGACAAACACATCCGCTAA
- a CDS encoding xanthine dehydrogenase family protein molybdopterin-binding subunit: MVSNSPKPTGAELPPLPAPGSPRRLEGRDKLTGRARYAGDFTPDLTGGVLDAAVVVTSTQATGRILHIDASAARQLPGVRLILTHENAPRLHTVLATNGAEIGNLLPLQDDQLHYYGQAVAVVVADTLATARDAAALVHITYSPPDLGAAFTLAQGRGRAADVKKVGAGDPGQVQVGHPEKAFAAASHQVDMTFNTAAHHHNAMEPGAIVAAWEADGGLTVHLPTQFSYGDAVILGEAFGFGLKERLPNIVAQVLGGIEFHHKVRVISTMTGGAFGSKNANVHLLLAPMAAKLTGRPVKLVLDRAQTFTLMPFRGEMHQRIRLGADAEGRLQAVLHDALLAKGTAGQFVAPIGEGTTKVYATPNLGLHVQAAALDTNAPGWMRGPGAPNGQFALESALDTLAHQLGLDPLEIRLRNYAETEPDTGKEWSSKALRECYTQGAARVGWHQRNPQVGSMRAANGRLLGYGMATAIYPTLQLPARARVVLGTDGRAVVQTANHEIGQGMITAFTQLAAETLGLPLEHVRLEWGDTRLPYGGMTVGSMTTLSGGAAIQEAAQQVQKTLLQRVVADKASPLLGLAADQLRVENGRIVAPNGASETVAAAMARHPEAPIQEEATTGRTMGHSSYGREAFGAEFAVVSVDPDTMHVQVERLVGAFAGGRILNPLLVRSQLMGSMVWGLGQALLEQTEMDERTGHWTNDSLGEALIPTNADVADIDIILVEEDDSRGHPLGVKGLGELGITGVAAAIANAIFHATGQRITSLPITLDKLLGT; the protein is encoded by the coding sequence ATGGTATCTAACTCCCCCAAGCCCACCGGCGCCGAGCTACCCCCACTGCCGGCGCCTGGCAGCCCGCGCCGGCTGGAAGGCCGCGACAAACTCACCGGGCGCGCCCGCTACGCCGGCGACTTCACTCCTGACCTGACAGGCGGGGTACTCGACGCGGCCGTGGTCGTAACTAGCACCCAAGCCACGGGCCGCATCCTGCACATTGACGCCAGCGCAGCCCGCCAGCTGCCGGGCGTGCGCCTCATCCTCACCCACGAAAATGCGCCCCGCCTCCACACTGTGCTGGCTACCAACGGGGCCGAAATCGGGAATTTGCTACCCTTGCAGGACGACCAGCTGCACTACTACGGGCAGGCCGTGGCCGTAGTAGTGGCCGACACGCTCGCCACCGCCCGCGACGCGGCGGCGCTGGTGCACATCACATACTCGCCGCCCGACCTAGGGGCCGCCTTTACGCTGGCGCAGGGCCGCGGTCGGGCCGCAGACGTGAAAAAAGTAGGAGCAGGCGACCCCGGCCAGGTGCAGGTCGGCCACCCCGAAAAGGCGTTTGCCGCTGCCTCGCACCAGGTAGATATGACCTTCAACACGGCGGCCCACCACCACAATGCCATGGAGCCGGGCGCCATCGTAGCGGCTTGGGAGGCCGACGGAGGACTCACGGTGCACCTGCCCACCCAGTTCAGCTACGGCGACGCTGTGATTCTGGGCGAGGCGTTTGGGTTCGGGCTGAAAGAGCGGCTGCCCAACATTGTGGCGCAGGTGCTGGGCGGCATTGAGTTTCACCACAAAGTGCGGGTAATTTCTACGATGACGGGCGGGGCCTTCGGCAGCAAAAACGCTAATGTGCACCTGCTGCTAGCTCCCATGGCCGCCAAACTAACTGGCCGGCCTGTGAAGCTGGTGCTCGACCGCGCCCAAACCTTCACCCTGATGCCCTTTCGGGGCGAGATGCACCAGCGCATCCGGCTGGGGGCCGATGCTGAGGGCCGCTTGCAAGCCGTGCTACACGACGCGCTGCTGGCCAAGGGCACGGCCGGGCAGTTTGTGGCGCCCATCGGTGAAGGAACCACGAAAGTGTACGCCACGCCCAACCTAGGTTTGCACGTGCAGGCCGCCGCCCTCGACACCAACGCCCCCGGCTGGATGCGCGGCCCCGGCGCGCCCAACGGCCAGTTTGCCCTCGAAAGCGCGCTCGATACCCTGGCCCACCAGCTCGGCCTCGACCCGCTCGAAATCCGCCTGCGCAACTACGCCGAGACGGAGCCGGATACCGGCAAAGAATGGTCGAGCAAGGCGCTGCGGGAGTGCTACACCCAAGGGGCAGCGCGCGTGGGCTGGCATCAGCGCAACCCGCAAGTAGGCAGCATGCGCGCAGCAAACGGCCGGCTGCTCGGCTACGGCATGGCCACGGCCATCTATCCCACCCTTCAGCTGCCGGCCCGCGCCCGCGTGGTGCTAGGTACCGATGGCCGCGCCGTAGTGCAAACGGCCAACCACGAAATCGGCCAGGGCATGATCACGGCTTTCACCCAATTGGCTGCCGAAACCCTCGGGCTGCCCCTAGAACACGTGCGCCTAGAGTGGGGCGACACCCGCCTACCCTACGGCGGCATGACCGTGGGCTCAATGACTACGCTCAGCGGCGGGGCGGCCATCCAAGAAGCGGCCCAGCAGGTGCAAAAAACGTTGCTTCAGCGCGTAGTAGCCGATAAAGCCTCGCCGCTGCTCGGCCTTGCCGCCGACCAATTGCGGGTAGAAAACGGGCGCATCGTAGCACCCAACGGGGCTAGCGAAACCGTGGCCGCGGCCATGGCTCGCCACCCCGAGGCACCCATTCAGGAAGAAGCTACTACCGGGCGCACCATGGGCCATAGCAGCTATGGCCGCGAGGCGTTCGGGGCCGAGTTCGCCGTGGTGAGCGTGGACCCCGATACTATGCACGTGCAGGTAGAGCGACTGGTAGGCGCCTTTGCCGGAGGGCGCATCCTCAATCCTTTGCTGGTGCGCAGCCAACTGATGGGCAGCATGGTATGGGGCCTAGGCCAGGCTCTGCTAGAGCAAACAGAGATGGACGAGCGCACCGGTCACTGGACCAACGACAGCCTGGGCGAAGCCCTGATTCCCACCAATGCCGACGTGGCCGACATCGACATCATCTTGGTGGAGGAAGACGACAGCCGGGGCCACCCCCTAGGGGTAAAAGGCCTAGGCGAGCTAGGTATTACGGGCGTAGCGGCGGCCATTGCCAACGCCATTTTCCACGCCACCGGCCAGCGCATCACTTCCCTGCCCATTACCCTCGACAAGCTACTGGGCACCTAG
- a CDS encoding (2Fe-2S)-binding protein, which translates to MPEVFPFSQAPVPVALTINGHLHELAVEPRTTLLDLLREHLGLMGTKKGCDHGQCGACTVLLNGERRVSCLTLAVSHDEATVTTVEGLAEGDVLSPLQQAFLDYDAYQCGYCTPGQLCSAQGLLHEGHARTRDEVRELMSGNLCRCGAYPHITDAILSVLLTQQPAP; encoded by the coding sequence ATGCCTGAAGTCTTTCCTTTTAGTCAGGCGCCAGTACCCGTGGCGTTGACTATCAATGGCCACTTGCACGAGCTGGCTGTGGAGCCGCGCACCACCCTACTCGACTTGTTGCGCGAGCACCTGGGGCTGATGGGCACCAAGAAAGGCTGCGACCATGGGCAGTGCGGCGCCTGCACCGTGCTGCTCAACGGTGAGCGGCGGGTAAGCTGCCTGACGTTAGCCGTGAGCCACGACGAAGCCACCGTCACCACAGTGGAGGGCCTAGCCGAGGGCGATGTGCTGAGTCCGTTGCAGCAGGCCTTCTTGGATTACGACGCCTACCAGTGCGGCTACTGCACGCCCGGCCAGCTGTGCTCGGCCCAGGGCCTGCTCCACGAAGGTCATGCCCGCACCCGCGACGAGGTGCGCGAGCTGATGAGCGGCAACCTCTGCCGCTGCGGTGCTTACCCCCACATCACCGATGCCATCCTCTCCGTTCTCCTCACCCAGCAGCCCGCCCCATGA
- a CDS encoding antibiotic biosynthesis monooxygenase: MHSSSPTLSSSQTAADIKWYVKAGSETALEEVAQATLRAASTSPGFMGGHLLQPTPDAVSGEWQLILQFTTPEELRAWQTSTLCRACKAQSDVLTVGAARVQRINGLEGWFTGANRGVAGTPPKWKMALVTMLGIYPTIRLVPMLLEPVVVSWPPWLGSLAVTSVVMVLMTWLIMPFLTHLFKGWLYATPSTDTLDA, translated from the coding sequence ATGCATTCTTCCAGCCCTACCCTCTCGTCCTCGCAAACAGCCGCTGATATAAAGTGGTACGTTAAAGCTGGTTCGGAGACGGCGCTGGAAGAAGTGGCGCAGGCAACGCTGCGAGCCGCCAGCACTTCCCCGGGTTTTATGGGTGGCCACCTGCTCCAGCCTACACCCGACGCGGTCAGTGGCGAATGGCAGCTCATCTTGCAGTTTACCACGCCCGAAGAGCTACGCGCCTGGCAAACCTCGACCCTCTGCCGCGCCTGCAAAGCCCAAAGCGACGTCTTGACGGTGGGCGCAGCGCGGGTGCAGCGCATCAACGGGTTAGAAGGGTGGTTTACGGGTGCGAACCGCGGCGTAGCAGGCACCCCGCCCAAGTGGAAAATGGCGCTGGTCACGATGCTAGGCATTTACCCGACGATTAGGCTGGTACCCATGCTACTCGAGCCAGTCGTAGTTTCCTGGCCGCCGTGGCTCGGCAGTTTGGCTGTCACGAGCGTCGTAATGGTGCTGATGACGTGGCTAATTATGCCGTTCTTAACGCACCTGTTCAAAGGTTGGCTTTATGCAACGCCCTCAACAGATACGTTGGATGCGTAG
- the lgt gene encoding prolipoprotein diacylglyceryl transferase, whose product MNFFATVMWTATPVLYDFGFFQLTWYGLFFMSGFVFGSFIIAHIYRTEKVAAKWVDALIPYMLFGTVLGARLGHCLFYDWDYYSQHPMEIFFVFPWAGLASHGAIIGILLAIWLFSRRHRFDYLWLLDRMAIVAAVGCACIRLGNLMNSEIIGQPTHVPWAFVFPRATGHLQTPTFPAPPGAVLVQRHLELGGQKLELLSPGQWHTASWQMAVPRHPTQIYESLFCVFLFLLLFGLWKKYQEKTPRGLLFGLFVTLEFSFRVGVEFLKEDQVAFEKSLLLNMGQLLSLPLIALGLWVVLRAGKWRGNPYGYAPREVDSTFMLSSESQPT is encoded by the coding sequence ATGAATTTCTTTGCTACAGTTATGTGGACGGCTACCCCCGTGCTCTATGATTTTGGATTTTTCCAGCTCACCTGGTACGGGCTGTTCTTCATGTCAGGCTTTGTGTTTGGCTCCTTTATCATAGCGCACATCTACCGAACGGAAAAGGTAGCCGCTAAGTGGGTAGATGCGCTTATCCCCTACATGCTGTTCGGGACCGTGTTGGGTGCTCGCCTGGGGCATTGCCTCTTTTATGATTGGGATTACTACTCGCAGCATCCGATGGAAATCTTCTTTGTCTTTCCGTGGGCCGGGCTGGCTAGCCACGGGGCCATTATTGGGATTTTGCTGGCCATCTGGCTATTCAGTCGCCGCCACCGCTTTGACTATCTCTGGCTACTGGACCGCATGGCCATCGTGGCCGCAGTGGGCTGCGCCTGCATCCGATTGGGCAACCTGATGAACTCGGAGATTATTGGCCAGCCTACGCACGTGCCGTGGGCGTTTGTGTTCCCCCGGGCCACAGGACACCTACAGACACCGACGTTCCCGGCCCCTCCCGGAGCTGTACTGGTGCAACGACACCTGGAACTTGGCGGGCAAAAGTTGGAACTACTTTCACCGGGTCAGTGGCATACCGCCTCCTGGCAGATGGCGGTACCTCGCCACCCCACACAAATTTATGAGTCGCTGTTCTGTGTGTTTCTGTTCCTGCTGCTATTCGGGTTGTGGAAGAAATACCAGGAGAAAACGCCACGTGGCCTGCTGTTTGGTTTGTTTGTAACCCTAGAATTCTCGTTTCGTGTTGGCGTGGAGTTTCTCAAAGAAGACCAAGTAGCGTTTGAGAAGAGCCTGCTGCTCAACATGGGCCAATTGCTGAGCCTGCCCCTAATTGCCCTTGGCTTGTGGGTAGTGCTGCGCGCAGGCAAATGGCGGGGAAACCCCTACGGATATGCCCCACGCGAGGTAGACTCCACCTTCATGCTTTCCTCGGAATCGCAACCTACCTAG
- a CDS encoding AraC family transcriptional regulator, protein MTFSGNVNTLRYDDRAPKTPQSFHPAFTEASPRQTSLLGEQRWPQLAVQLFAEPACIELTNLLPPSQLRLMLLLSGTTNMQVRSNGHTLSYISRPGTVKLTTPHHQPYEMQWAALTPAPIRTAHLYLPPTLLARTAETAGLNPARVEVAEGCNIPDPLLYQLSYTLAQEVAATPGPESLFAESATQLLAAQLLRRHCAFSHVLPDRRGKLTPAQLQRVRDYVQAHLGVVIRLENLAELVFLSSYHFCRVFKRTTGLTPNQFLINERMVRATELLRNSDLSVKQVAATVGYSSHAHFTQLYARHTGQLPVSITRQRPA, encoded by the coding sequence ATGACTTTCTCTGGTAATGTCAACACGCTTCGGTACGATGACCGAGCGCCCAAAACGCCTCAATCGTTTCATCCTGCCTTTACTGAAGCTAGCCCTAGGCAAACCAGCTTGCTAGGCGAGCAGCGCTGGCCCCAGCTGGCCGTGCAGCTGTTTGCCGAGCCGGCGTGTATCGAACTAACGAACCTGCTGCCACCTAGTCAATTGCGCCTGATGTTGCTGCTGTCGGGCACTACCAATATGCAGGTGCGCAGCAACGGCCACACGCTAAGCTACATTTCGCGGCCCGGCACGGTAAAGCTTACGACGCCGCACCACCAGCCCTACGAGATGCAGTGGGCGGCCCTCACCCCCGCCCCTATCCGCACGGCTCACCTGTACTTGCCACCAACACTACTAGCTCGCACGGCCGAAACGGCTGGCCTCAATCCGGCCCGGGTGGAAGTAGCCGAGGGCTGCAATATTCCCGACCCGCTGCTCTATCAGCTGAGTTATACGCTGGCGCAAGAAGTGGCCGCTACCCCCGGACCGGAAAGCTTGTTTGCCGAAAGTGCCACGCAACTACTGGCGGCGCAGCTGCTGCGCCGCCACTGTGCCTTCTCGCACGTGTTGCCCGACCGCCGCGGCAAACTGACGCCTGCCCAACTGCAACGGGTGCGCGACTACGTACAGGCCCACCTAGGTGTCGTTATCCGCCTGGAGAACTTGGCGGAACTAGTGTTTCTGAGTTCATACCATTTCTGCCGCGTTTTTAAGCGCACTACCGGGCTCACGCCCAACCAATTTCTAATCAATGAACGCATGGTGCGCGCCACTGAGCTGCTGCGCAACTCTGACCTGAGCGTGAAGCAGGTGGCCGCCACCGTCGGGTATAGTAGCCATGCGCATTTCACGCAGCTTTATGCCCGCCACACGGGCCAGCTACCAGTGAGCATCACCCGCCAGCGCCCAGCGTAA
- a CDS encoding helix-turn-helix transcriptional regulator translates to MIHQQKLADYYAHQPAQLFRATWPSGGHFRAWRLEDFLADFELMGVYSRKDFFKVTLSTGPSTYHYAHQRLELALEEPALVFTNTQIPYAWELPADATCRGYCCVFTEEFVPTRTLMRPADWAVFAADRPSFFRLTPDQHAGFVRLFEQMLAEQDSDYPAKDELLYHYLMTCIHGALKLAPVEEARTTSGPERLVAAFHALLARQYPIVTPARRLELRTPADFADRLAVHVNYLNRVLKAATGKSTSHLLAERLVQEARTLLLHTDWPISRIGYCLGFEEPTHFAQLFRKVAGCAPSALRQV, encoded by the coding sequence ATGATACACCAGCAGAAGTTGGCCGACTATTACGCCCATCAGCCCGCACAATTGTTCAGGGCTACTTGGCCGAGCGGGGGGCACTTTCGAGCGTGGCGGCTAGAGGACTTTCTCGCTGACTTTGAGCTGATGGGCGTTTATAGCCGCAAGGACTTTTTCAAAGTCACCCTCAGCACCGGGCCCTCGACCTACCACTACGCCCACCAGCGCCTAGAGCTAGCCCTCGAAGAGCCCGCGCTGGTGTTTACCAACACGCAGATACCCTACGCCTGGGAGCTGCCCGCCGATGCCACCTGCCGGGGCTATTGCTGCGTTTTCACAGAGGAATTTGTGCCAACGCGCACGCTCATGCGGCCGGCCGATTGGGCCGTTTTTGCGGCCGACCGACCTAGCTTTTTCCGCCTCACGCCCGACCAGCACGCCGGCTTTGTGCGCTTGTTCGAGCAAATGCTGGCTGAGCAGGATTCCGACTACCCCGCCAAGGACGAGCTGCTGTACCACTACCTGATGACGTGCATCCACGGGGCACTGAAACTGGCTCCCGTGGAAGAAGCGCGCACCACCAGCGGCCCCGAGCGCCTGGTTGCGGCCTTCCACGCGCTGCTAGCCCGCCAGTACCCCATCGTGACCCCGGCCCGACGCCTGGAGCTGCGCACGCCTGCCGATTTTGCCGACCGCCTGGCCGTGCACGTCAACTACCTTAACCGTGTGCTGAAGGCCGCCACCGGCAAGTCCACGTCCCACCTGTTGGCTGAGCGCCTGGTGCAGGAGGCTCGCACCTTGCTGCTGCATACCGACTGGCCCATTAGCCGCATCGGCTACTGCCTTGGCTTCGAGGAGCCCACGCATTTCGCCCAACTGTTTCGCAAAGTGGCCGGCTGCGCGCCCTCCGCCTTGCGGCAGGTTTGA
- a CDS encoding SDR family NAD(P)-dependent oxidoreductase: MKGLSNKAAFVTGGSRGIGAGIVRALAAEGVRVAFTYVRGVEPAQALVSELALAGAQVLALQADTAQPIEVQQAISTAVAHFGQLDILVNNAGVYVHSPVDEAAPDEEALAHLWQVNTYGTAQTVRAAVQHMAPGGRIITIGSGSNIRTPYAGTSDYAASKGALAAYTRGWARDLAPRHITANIIQPGLIDTDMTPTDPATVASLLQPIALGRFGTAQEVGEVVAFLASEAAGYITGATLNVDGGWSV; the protein is encoded by the coding sequence ATGAAAGGTTTATCAAATAAAGCCGCCTTCGTCACGGGAGGTAGCCGGGGTATTGGCGCCGGGATTGTGCGGGCCTTAGCCGCTGAAGGCGTGCGCGTGGCTTTTACTTACGTGCGGGGCGTGGAACCAGCTCAGGCGCTGGTTTCAGAACTAGCACTGGCCGGCGCCCAAGTACTGGCCCTGCAAGCCGATACAGCCCAGCCCATTGAAGTTCAACAAGCCATCAGCACGGCAGTAGCGCACTTTGGCCAGTTGGATATTCTGGTCAACAACGCCGGTGTATACGTGCACAGCCCGGTCGATGAGGCTGCGCCCGATGAGGAGGCCCTAGCCCACCTGTGGCAGGTCAATACCTACGGCACCGCCCAGACGGTGCGGGCGGCCGTTCAGCACATGGCCCCAGGTGGGCGCATTATCACCATTGGGTCGGGGTCAAATATTCGCACTCCGTATGCTGGTACTAGTGACTACGCGGCCTCGAAAGGCGCGCTGGCTGCCTACACTCGCGGCTGGGCCCGCGACCTAGCTCCGCGCCACATTACGGCTAATATCATCCAGCCAGGCCTCATCGATACGGACATGACCCCAACTGACCCTGCAACGGTGGCTAGCCTGCTGCAACCTATTGCCCTAGGCCGGTTTGGCACAGCGCAGGAAGTAGGCGAAGTGGTTGCCTTTCTGGCCAGTGAGGCGGCCGGCTACATTACGGGCGCCACCCTGAACGTGGATGGCGGCTGGTCGGTCTAG
- a CDS encoding sigma-70 family RNA polymerase sigma factor: MSSAALQQEFLRLLSTQQRRLHSLCRFYYPRVEDRQDAFQEIVLQLWKSYPSFKAAAQVSTWMYRVALNTIFSRLRHEKAQPEYVRWSEQLQHLPNPEDTTAPADAVYFLEEAIHQLSAVDKALILLHLEGHSYQEIATLLDLSTTNVSTRLYRLKGKLEKYLKLQLL, encoded by the coding sequence GTGTCGTCCGCCGCGCTCCAGCAGGAATTTCTCCGCCTTTTATCGACGCAACAACGGCGCCTACATAGCCTGTGTCGTTTCTACTACCCGCGGGTGGAGGATCGGCAGGATGCTTTTCAGGAAATCGTGCTGCAACTCTGGAAGTCGTACCCTTCTTTCAAAGCCGCCGCTCAAGTATCCACCTGGATGTACCGGGTGGCGCTCAACACCATTTTTTCGCGTCTCCGCCACGAGAAAGCCCAGCCGGAATATGTACGCTGGAGCGAGCAGCTGCAGCACCTTCCCAACCCCGAAGACACGACTGCTCCTGCGGACGCGGTTTACTTCTTAGAAGAAGCGATTCACCAACTCTCGGCGGTAGACAAAGCCCTGATATTACTACACTTGGAAGGCCACTCTTACCAAGAGATAGCAACTCTTTTAGACCTGAGCACCACGAATGTCAGCACCCGGCTTTATCGCCTCAAAGGGAAGCTGGAAAAGTACCTGAAGCTGCAATTGCTATGA
- a CDS encoding SDR family oxidoreductase, which yields MKTWFITGTSAGFGRLLTEKLLARGERVAATLRKPDALHDLKAQYGEQLWVAALDVTDTAAVRRVIGQAFADLGRIDVVVNNAAYALFGAGEEADDEQIQQQLATNLTGSMQVIRAALPHLRAQGGGRILQLSSEGGQIAYPNFGYYHATKWGIEGFVEAVAQEVAPFGIEFTLVEPGPARTNFGSGLVHATPLPEYETTPAGDVRRGVSNGSFAITGDPVKMVDAMLASVDQSPAPRRLTLGREAYTKIRAALVQRLAELDAQQAVAFSTEIDE from the coding sequence ATGAAAACCTGGTTTATCACCGGCACTTCCGCCGGCTTCGGCCGCCTCCTGACCGAAAAACTCCTGGCCCGCGGCGAGCGAGTGGCCGCCACGCTCCGCAAGCCCGACGCCCTTCACGACCTGAAAGCCCAGTACGGCGAGCAGCTCTGGGTGGCCGCGCTGGACGTAACCGACACGGCGGCCGTGCGCCGCGTCATCGGCCAGGCTTTCGCCGACCTAGGCCGCATCGACGTGGTGGTCAACAACGCCGCCTATGCCCTGTTCGGCGCGGGCGAAGAAGCCGACGACGAGCAAATTCAGCAGCAGCTAGCTACCAACCTGACTGGCTCCATGCAGGTTATCCGCGCCGCGCTGCCCCACTTGCGGGCCCAAGGCGGCGGGCGCATCCTCCAGCTTTCGTCTGAGGGCGGGCAGATTGCCTACCCTAATTTTGGCTACTATCACGCCACCAAGTGGGGCATCGAGGGCTTCGTGGAAGCCGTGGCCCAGGAAGTCGCGCCGTTCGGCATCGAGTTTACACTGGTCGAGCCCGGCCCAGCCCGCACGAACTTTGGCAGCGGGCTAGTCCATGCTACACCCCTGCCCGAATACGAGACTACGCCCGCCGGCGACGTCCGGCGCGGCGTGAGCAACGGCAGCTTTGCCATAACCGGCGACCCGGTCAAAATGGTAGACGCCATGCTCGCTTCCGTAGATCAAAGCCCCGCTCCGCGGCGGCTAACGCTCGGGCGTGAGGCTTATACTAAAATCCGGGCAGCCTTGGTTCAGCGCCTAGCGGAGCTAGATGCGCAGCAAGCCGTGGCCTTCTCCACCGAGATAGACGAGTAA
- a CDS encoding helix-turn-helix domain-containing protein gives MYQKKIERTLDCGVVLTKEVLHGKWKSTLLHFIARGVRRPSDLQRSIPSATRRVLTIQLNELEQHGLIGKTIFPQLPPKVEYHLTQLGESLLPVIDVMEQWGNEHRATLEPLLAASPGAPNVTES, from the coding sequence ATGTATCAGAAAAAAATAGAACGTACCCTAGATTGCGGGGTGGTCTTGACTAAGGAAGTGCTGCATGGAAAGTGGAAGTCAACGCTGCTTCACTTTATTGCCCGCGGCGTGCGGCGCCCGAGCGATTTACAGCGGTCCATCCCTAGTGCAACCCGGCGGGTGCTCACCATCCAGCTCAACGAGCTAGAGCAGCACGGCCTGATTGGCAAAACCATCTTTCCGCAGCTTCCTCCCAAAGTAGAGTACCACCTCACCCAGTTGGGAGAGTCGCTGCTGCCCGTAATTGACGTGATGGAGCAATGGGGTAATGAGCACCGAGCCACCCTGGAACCGCTGCTTGCGGCCTCACCTGGTGCCCCGAACGTAACTGAGAGCTAG